In Fusarium oxysporum f. sp. lycopersici 4287 chromosome 4, whole genome shotgun sequence, a genomic segment contains:
- a CDS encoding importin subunit beta-3: MSLLPPDIHAELSQLLQALQSPDNSIRSQAEEHLQNNWTATRPEVLLMGLAEQIQAAGDNATRSFSAVIFRRIASKTRKNEAGESMDLFISLTKDQAAVIRQKILETLAAESERLVRNKISDAVAELARQYTENGDIWPELLGALFQLSQAPEPEKRENAFRVFATTPAIIEKQHEEAVLQAFQKGFKDEAVMVRLAAMEAFASFFRTISKKGQAKYYALIPDVLNILPPIKDSQDSDDLSKALLALIDLAESAPKMFKPLFQNLVQFSISVIQDKELENICRQNALELMATFADYAPSVCRKDPSYTNDMITQCLSLMTDLGEDDDDASEWMASDDFDQDESDQNHTILAPTFNWLPRMMTSMAWRDRHAALMAISAISEGCRDLMIGELSQVLDLVVPALRDPHPRVRWAGCNALGQMSTDFAPKMQTDYYDRVLKAIIPVLDSPEGRVKSHAAAALVNFCEEAEKATLEPYLDELLSHLFQLLQNEKRYVQEQALSTIATIADAAEAAFSKYYDTLMPLLVNVLQNQSEKEYRLLRAKAMECATLIALAVGKERLGQDAMTLVNLLANIQANITDADDPQAQYLMHCWGRMCRVLGSDFLPFLHNVMPPLLELAVAKADIQLLDDDDQVEQMQNEEGWELVPLKGKMIGIKTSTMDDKHMAIELLVVYAQVLEASFAPYVAEIMEKIALPGLAFFFHDPVRYISAKLVPQLLSSYKKAYGPQSNELRGLWSATVDKLLEVLTAEPAIDTLAEMYQCFYESVEVIGKDCLSTEHLSRFIDSVHSAIEDYKDRVAQRLEDKEGATAEDVEDEAEDTLMAIEDDQTLLSDMNKAFHAIFKNHGAAFLPAWERLMSTYEGFLTSNDPTQRQWGLCIMDDVLEYCGPESTRYANYITQPLIDGCRDPSPAIRQAAAYGIGVAAHRGGAPWAQFLGGSVPFLFQVTQVPDARNEDNVYATENACAAIAKILHYNASTVGDVQNVITQWVETLPVTNDEEAAPYAYAYLAELIDQRHPAVANQAGKIFVYIAQALEAETLVGQTANRVALATKGFLTSTGVDPTPLLQQFSPEAQRTIMGFFN; encoded by the exons ATGTCTCTGCTCCCGCCCGACATCCACGCAGAGCTTTCACAGCTCCTGCAAGCTCTGCAGTCCCCCGACAACAGTATAAGATCACAAGCCGAGGAGCACCTGCAGAACAACTGGACTGCCACCCGACCTGAGGTCCTGTTGATGGGACTGGCGGAACAGATTCAAGCTGCTGGCGACAATGCGACACGATCTTTTTCCGCTGTAATCTTCCGCCGAATTGCTTCAAAAACCCGCAAGAATGAGGCCGGAGAGAGCATGGATCTGTTCATCTCTTTGACCAAGGACCAAGCCGCCGTCATTCGACAAAAGATTCTCGAGACCCTTGCCGCCGAGTCTGAACGCCTCGTTCGCAACAAAATTAGTGATGCTGTTGCCGAGCTTGCCAGACAATACACGGAGAATG GCGATATTTGGCCCGAACTGCTTGGCGCTCTTTTCCAGCTTAGCCAAGCTCCCGAACCCGAGAAGCGAGAGAATGCATTCCGAGTCTTCGCTACCACTCCTGCCATCATCGAGAAGCAGCATGAGGAGGCTGTTCTTCAAGCTTTCCAGAAGGGCTTCAAGGACGAGGCCGTCATG GTCCGTCTTGCGGCTATGGAGGCTTTTGCTTCATTCTTCAGGACTATTAGTAAGAAGGGACAGGCTAAGTACTACGCCCTTATTCCCGATGTCCTCAACATTCTACCCCCGATCAAGGATTCTCAGGATTCCGACGACCTCAGCAAGGCGCTCCTTGCTCTCATCGATCTCGCCGAGTCCGCTCCCAAAATGTTCAAGCCTCTCTTCCAGAACCTTGTCCAATTCAGCATCTCGGTGATTCAGGACAAGGAGCTCGAAAACATCTGCCGTCAAAACGCTCTCGAGCTCATGGCTACATTTGCCGATTACGCCCCCTCTGTGTGCCGAAAGGACCCCTCCTACACAAACGACATGATCACCCAGTGCTTGAGTCTCATGACGGATCTAggcgaggatgacgatgatgcttCCGAATGGATGGCATCCGACGAC TTTGACCAGGACGAGAGTGACCAGAACCAC ACCATTCTGGCCCCTACTTTCAACTGGCTTCCTCGTATGATGACTTCCATGGCTTGGAGGGATCGACATGCTGCTCTGATGGCCATCTCTGCCATCTCCGAGGGCTGCCGTGATCTGATGATTGGCGAGCTTAGCCAAGTGCTAGATCTAGTGGTTCCCGCTCTCCGagatcctcatcctcgagTTCGATGGGCTGGCTGCAACGCTCTTGGTCAGATGAGCACTGATTTTGCCCCCAAGATGCAGACCGACTACTACGACCGAGTTCTCAAGGCAATCATTCCTGTCCTCGACTCGCCCGAGGGTCGTGTCAAGTCTCACGCagctgctgctcttgttaACTTCTGCGAGGAGGCCGAGAAGGCCACTCTGGAGCCATATCTGGACGAGCTCCTCTCACATCTTTTCCAGCTCCTTCAAAATGAAAAACGATATGTCCAGGAGCAAGCTCTGTCAACAATCGCCACTATCGCCGACGCCGCTGAAGCTGCCTTCTCGAAATACTACGATACCCTCATGCCTCTTCTTGTTAATGTTCTCCAGAACCAGAGCGAGAAGGAGTACCGACTTCTGCGTGCCAAGGCCATGGAGTGCGCCACATTGATCGCTCTGGCCGTTGGAAAGGAGCGTCTTGGTCAGGATGCCATGACTCTTGTCAACCTTCTGGCCAACATTCAGGCCAACATTACTGATGCAGACGACCCTCAAGCTCAATACCTCATGCACTGCTGGGGCCGCATGTGTCGTGTTCTCGGTTCCGACTTCCTTCCATTTCTTCACAACGTCATGCCTCCTCTGCTGGAGCTTGCTGTTGCCAAGGCCGATATCCAACTGCTGGACGATGATGACCAGGTTGAGCAGATGCAGAACGAGGAGGGATGGGAACTTGTTCccctcaagggcaagatgaTTGGTATCAAGACAAGCACCATGGATGACAAGCACATGGCCATTGAGCTCCTGGTCGTCTACGCCCAAGTCCTTGAGGCTTCTTTTGCTCCCTATGTAGCGGAGATCATGGAGAAGATCGCTTTGCCTGGTCTtgcattcttcttccacgATCCTGTTCGATATATCTCTGCCAAGCTTGTTCCTCAGCTGTTGAGCTCCTACAAGAAGGCCTACGGCCCTCAGTCCAACGAGCTCCGTGGTCTGTGGAGCGCGACTGTCGACAAGCTCCTCGAGGTCTTGACTGCTGAGCCTGCCATCGACACACTTGCTGAGATGTACCAATGCTTCTATGAATCTGTTGAGGTCATTGGAAAGGATTGTCTTTCTACAGAGCATCTCAGCCGATTCATCGACTCGGTACATTCTGCTATTGAGGACTACAAGGACCGTGTCGCCCAACGTCTGGAGGACAAGGAGGGAGCCACTGCAGAGGACGTGgaagatgaggctgaggataCTCTGATGGCTATCGAGGACGACCAGACCCTGCTTTCGGATATGAACAAGGCTTTCCATGCTATTTTCAAGAACCACGGTGCTGCGTTCTTGCCTGCCTGGGAGCGATTGATGTCCACATACGAGGGCTTCCTTACCTCAAACGATCCCACCCAACGCCAGTGGGGACTCTGCATCATGGATGATGTCCTTGAGTACTGCGGTCCTGAGAGCACACGATATGCCAACTACATCACCCAACCGCTCATCGATGGTTGCCGTGATCCTTCGCCGGCTATTCGCCAGGCGGCAGCTTACGGCATCGGAGTCGCGGCGCACCGAGGTGGAGCACCGTGGGCGCAGTTCTTGGGAGGCTCAGTCCCCTTCTTGTTCCAGGTCACTCAGGTTCCTGACGCCCGTAATGAGGACAATGTCTACGCGACTGAGAATGCATGCGCAGCTATCGCCAAGATTCTCCACTATAATGCAAGCACAGTCGGAGACGTGCAAAACGTGATTACGCAATGGGTAGAGACTCTACCCGTGACCAACGATGAGGAAGCGGCACCTTATGCTTATGCATACCTTGCGGAGCTGATTGACCA ACGACATCCAGCTGTGGCGAACCAAGCGGGCAAAATCTTCGTGTATATCGCCCAGGCTCTCGAGGCAGAGACCCTCGTGGGACAGACTGCCAACCGGGTAGCACTAGCAACTAAGGGATTTCTGACGTCGACCGGCGTTGACCCTACGCCCCTTCTGCAGCAATTTTCTCCTGAGGCACAGCGAACCATTATGGGATTCTTCAACTAG